The Ornithodoros turicata isolate Travis chromosome 9, ASM3712646v1, whole genome shotgun sequence genome includes a region encoding these proteins:
- the LOC135368331 gene encoding probable G-protein coupled receptor 21: MISTAEDLEAIFGREVVGGPSSSTKLAEALILLIICVTVVAANVIVIATLLHTTREVLDYYILSLAVADLLCGILIVPLSVYPAIAQDWVYGDFVCRLSGYVAVTLWSVSVYSFMWLSVDRYLAIRKPLRYDTIQTRTRCQCWMLFTWMTSMFMYCPPLFGFSKGHFYGDAYVCMLDLSTILPYTLTLALLVLVPSVLTVIYTYFFIFTTMRKMRQCLSKEEKEYATAIGEHLSNPDHLMSFVIIVLFWLSWLPWICLQIYEKAEGKRVRIHALHFGLLWLGVLDCLWKPLVYIVMSPKFRLGLQLLFVSLCCRHKARQQLMV; encoded by the coding sequence ATGATATCGACCGCGGAGGACCTGGAGGCCATCTTTGGCAGAGAGGTGGTCGGCGGCCCATCCTCATCCACCAAGCTGGCCGAGGCCCTCATCCTACTCATCATCTGCGTTACCGTCGTGGCCGCAAacgtcatcgtcatcgccaccTTGCTGCACACCACCCGCGAGGTGCTCGACTACTACATACTCTCTCTGGCCGTCGCCGACCTCCTGTGCGGCATCCTGATCGTCCCCTTGTCGGTGTACCCTGCCATTGCCCAGGACTGGGTGTATGGCGACTTTGTGTGCCGCCTGAGCGGATACGTGGCCGTCACCCTGTGGAGTGTCAGTGTGTACAGTTTCATGTGGCTCTCCGTAGATCGGTACCTAGCCATCCGAAAGCCCCTTCGTTACGACACCATTCAGACGCGCACCCGGTGCCAGTGCTGGATGCTCTTCACTTGGATGACCTCCATGTTCATGTACTGCCCACCGCTGTTCGGTTTTTCCAAAGGCCACTTCTACGGGGACGCCTACGTGTGCATGCTTGACCTGTCGACCATCCTGCCGTACACCCTGACGCTCGCGTTGCTCGTTCTGGTGCCCAGTGTGTTGACCGTCATCTACACCTATTTCTTCATCTTCACTACTATGCGTAAGATGCGCCAATGCCTGAGCAAGGAAGAGAAGGAGTACGCCACGGCTATTGGCGAGCACTTGTCCAACCCGGACCACTTAATGTCTTTCGTCATTATCGTCCTCTTCTGGCTATCCTGGTTGCCTTGGATATGCCTGCAGATCTACGAAAAAGCTGAAGGAAAGCGGGTTCGAATTCACGCGCTTCACTTTGGCCTGCTGTGGCTGGGTGTGCTCGACTGTCTCTGGAAGCCCCTGGTGTACATAGTTATGAGCCCTAAGTTTCGCCTGGGGTTGCAGCTGCTCTTTGTGTCGCTCTGCTGCAGGCACAAGGCCAGGCAGCAGCTCATGGTCTAG